The Rhopalosiphum maidis isolate BTI-1 chromosome 4, ASM367621v3, whole genome shotgun sequence region ttcattattatatttgatgtaaTGACTGAACAGTTCGCTCGAATTCTCTGAACATTCTTTTCActctcaatatatatataatatactaatcatTCAGTGAACGCAgtactcatataatatatatgatattttttttaaagtatagtaTTCATTAGctgtaaatatagtaaaattctgtatataatatatattgacatactatatgtattaagTGGGAATTATTAAAACGGTTTTGAAGtatgataatttgaaaaattaattaataaatattgtcgcTAATGTTAACTATATCTAATGATACTACAccaatatggtataatattggaaaaaaaatgccACGTGctcatcataataaattaaaggtttacttaaaacataaatatttagagtTAGATTCTACCACGTCTTAATTTGTTAAGTCATTATAGCAGTAATTGgtgtatcaatttttttatcatgtataataatatataatgaccactataatatattctatctacaatgtcattaaataattaaacgtaCTTTCAGAAATTTCTGGAggtatgaaattttattttattactttttaatatgtaattttcgtattcagaatattttaaaggttcataataataaattatcaactgTAGTATAGTCAAACATACatagaacaaatatttttatgaaatcttATTTCTTCtagtataatgtacaaaatacgTACACCAAATAAACAATGGACACTTAAACATACCTACGCGTATTATGTttctgattaaaaataattcaattagatAACTATGTGTTTTTAACGCTTTTAGTGgaatggttttttattttgtatggaCAATCGAAGGTATCTCGTTGGATTTAAATATGTCTAATATGTTGATCAATGCtttagattttatgatttgttttcattactatattttatgagaTGATTCATCAACATACAACCGAATAACCAAAGTAACTTCAATGGCTGATAAAATTATCCTAACAGATATTTTTGATTCTCAGTAAAATGCTTTaagtttacatttttgtttatttgatcTTTCGGTCGTGATTCGTGATACACATTGTTTAGTTTGTTAAGCTCCGTTCACTATATTCTAGGTCATCTATACCGTGTTATCATCGAACTTGAACACGATTTCAATGGCCAAATGCAAATCATATGTTCTCATCGATCATACGCGTATTTTATAACGGTAAACAGGATATAATGTGCACGGGAGATGTCGTCCGACCAGACCGCACGTGGTTCAATGTTTAGACCGCAATAACCAATTTGGATGGGCATTGACATTGTAGTATCGACTCAGTATAGTATAATCttcaaagtatatatattcatcGTATTTCTGCTATTCTGTAATAGTTTCATGTACATTTTGTAAACACATTATGTTCGTTCATCCTATACCAATATACGAGTAATTGAGACTTACTATAAtcttgtagaaaaaaaatattcaaaaacatattatgtagcaACGAAATCGGTACCTTCTAAAATTTACaggttcatattattttaatttaatagtatactttatatttaatcgaGAGTAAGTTAAATCAACACAATTAGTAACTCTTTtggtttatcttttttttttttatttgaaacttaatatttaatgtcattgtatttttcaaatttcaataatctCTATTTATCATGTTACTATCTTTTAAAGTAGCcaatccataataataataattaatattattaataataactattaatggtatgtacataataaaatttaaattctaatttactTTTGTATACCTCTACTGCCTACGTGTACGTAATGGAGATAGACTTTAAGTATGGTCATGGTTGGTTTAGGTTAGTCTAAAAGATAGCTAATTGTGATTCATAgacttgttttaaaattcacaTAATTCAATCTGATAAATGGAAAAATCtcattacacaatatttttatattatagttataatatgtggTGGTTACTGGACAAAAAccaattcttatttattagtaaagtaaaatgtatatataatatatactatatatatccATATAGTTATGAAGATAAAATCTAGAAACGTGTAAgcgttttgaaataaattataatatgcatcaaataataaaaatatccgaGTCAATGGACACGGTGGTATaagctaattattattttactcataGTGTTTTACACGAAAACGCTtcatattcttattaaaataaaaacgctatacataatacataatttattaatccgAATAATAGCGAATGATGTATGATTGCTGTATACAGTTTGTATCTATATCTGCGCCGAGTATCTGATTATTATACAAGACAAATGATTATTATGCAACTGATCTATGGCaactataacttttaaattgtacgtAGTACTTAACCAGTGCAACCGACAATTAATTAACACGGAAAATCgtgactaaataatatatacctatagggtTCTGGCAGTCGGAAGACTCGTGACTACAGTAAACCATAGTTGTGCACGGTAATTAAGTGTCAGAAAGCCCTAGGAGAGAAACCataacacttataatatattatcatttttggaTTCATGGTTTTTCATTCTTAGGTTAAAgttgcttttatttttagccacagtaacatttttgttttgacaTTTAACGTCACATCATATCACTGCCGGCGAAGAATCGTATCGTGTGGTTTAGTTGAAGTAGGAAATTTTAATcgaaaattcaattataacacTCTTATAGAAAATCACACTGTGCCGAATATGGTGTGTAGATTAACATGATTTATGGAGATCGTAGAAGACGCGTAGGATGTTGGATGGGTATCATTTCTTAGACATAGCATTCGTAATCGTGGCGTTAAATAATTAGTGCCGTTATACCTTCTCTTATTTTGTCAAGTGTTTTACACTCATGCTGTGACAATGGGTTTAATTTTGGATGTAAAACTCGCCatgattatacatacattataatagccTCTACGAATTGGCGAACGcctataatgaattattatgtttcatacTCGCCTTAACCTTGTGCCTAGTTGATAAATTGCGtgccaatattattttattgtgaactaacaaattacattatattgtgtttattaagtgTAATGATGATGTTGttcgcatatataatatgcattttaagttTTGGTTGTAAAacgaacttttttttaaaaccttgTTGGTCACTTAAATTTGACAGATGCAATCTTGGCTTTAGTTAACAGAGGAGGGGGaagaaaagattaaaaatattatgtttgatacaATATGTATCAATCTGCTATGCaagttttacaaaattgttcgaacaattcaataaaattgactTTCACGGGATttcgtaaaattaataattagtggtaataaaataactgtacATGACAGTACCGAACAAATTGATAGCACAGGACTATCGTCAACCACGAGCAGGAGATGTAATCAGTAATGGAAAGGGGTGGCTGGTGTTGCGGACTTGCGGTCAACAATTGGTTTGGATTGATTAGTATCGtggtttttattaactaataggTTGATATTTTAATCGCGTGTTGAAAATTTGGCAACTCAGCTTAAGTGAGCGTGGCCGTGGCTTACCCCTTATTGTATGAGAAACCTGCAAAATGTCGTATTTCACTTAGACGTACGATACAGAACAGTATATCACAGTACATCCGTAGGCCGCATGTGAATGATAAATCtattgatgatattatattatcatattatatgtgatTACCGCGTATACTCtgaattgatattatcatttaatgtagTACTATATAAGTCGAACGGGTATTGGTTCACTAATCCGTTTCGGTACACGTGTTCGTATTGAACTGTCGTTTGTCGGCGTGATGTGTACCGAATATATTAGAACGTCTGTAGGATGACTGGATTATAATCGTAGTGTACACGagctaatacaataatactcgTATTGTGTCTTATTCGTGTCTAAGTTCAATTTAGCACGCGTTGCGCAGAGCGCGTGCATCCGAATCGTAGATATTGTGTCTCGAGAGTGgaacattatgtattattattattataatattttatattgttattgttatcctatgatattatatcgtcAGGGAAGCAATAAGTGCGACGATGTTTTCAGCCGTCGTAcactttatacttttataataatattgctattaCGTACGTTCTACTCGCACACATTCATTTGCAGACGTAGCACAGCGTAATGTATAATGGCTCGTAAAGCGGTCGTTGGCgcggataataatatacgtagacACACCGAAACGGATGCGtcgtattcaataatattatcgatgcTGTACgcatgtaggtatatacagaATCACTATTTCATATggggttttctttttttttctttttggttTTGTATGACAAACGAGTTCTACGGCGGTGACTTCGTGTTTGAAACCCATACGCGTTCGTGTGAAATATCCAAGAAAACCGTGCACTGCGTAACCTAACCGTATACCTGTTACGCGCAGTATGACCTCGTGGTTACCTAGCTGTCGTCTACGTCGTCGTTGATCTAGCCGATGGCCTGCCGTAACGCatatagcatatatatatatataatataggtaccgcTATAAATGTACGGATGAAAGGGATAATATACATTGATCGACCACGGTTGTAGTTATCATTGTTgttggtaggtatatatacttatacattacactgtaatataatataatcaatcgGAGACAAAAGATCGACGGCgggggcggcggcggcggcggtataGGAACCAACGTCACGACAGTAGTTGTACGAGACACGATACCGCAACGTTCATTGTTCGATGAGTATATAGGCACACCGCAGCGCCGctatacatatcattataataatatattgcttttGCACCGGTGCAGTGATTCCGGTCTTCCCGAAACGGGGTTTTCGTGTGGAAACCGCGTCGTCGGTCTGCCGTGCGGGCAGAATGGCAGATATCCCGCAATATTTTGTATCGGGTTTCTTTCGGCAGTCGCGTAAATACAATGTACAGGAAAAACGGAAATAGGCTCCACCGCGAAACATcgtatatcgttattatactCACTTTGTTCGCGGTTCGAAACGGAAATAGTAGATGAAAAATTATTGGCGATaacaaagtattaaataaaattgtgtcgtttaggtgtattataatatggccaGTGGAGCACAGCTCATGTAGGtatagtatacttattatgaCTGGACGTCATGTCGTCATAGTCGCGACTATTGTAACTGATTCGACCCGAATTCGCACAagttattgcatattattattattatgatgttactttgttattttttatcctcATTTCCTAATGACGCGTAGTACGTTATTCACGGCCTTGCGGTCATCGCATTGCTGCAGACCGTTTAATGTAGGTTATAACTACTATATTAACTGTAGCCTGAATATGTGGGCTGATCTGATTATAtggctaaattttaattcttaatacattttacgtgtcaaaataaattttttatataccttgttagttgttgtttttatagatGATAACACTAACTTTTTACGAAAAaatctacttttttttaaatgtttaattgtcagtagttttttattttttagttaagataatctatattttaaatttcataacacttctaaaaaataaaaatgcttatttattaacttttattttttttattagtaaatgtttaaaatttagacaAGCAATGGCCCTCAAAAGTTATTTTCTGAtactttgtttatattatctttaaatgtataataagtgtGTGAACAgagaatcatttatttaataccaagGACCTATTTCataggtttattattaattcttatgTCATTAACATGATGGAATTCTGCGTACTTACATCCGTtttgtagaaaattattatttatttatcgaatattttcaatattatgtaagtattgtaagtgattattgtgtttttgggtcatggtttattttatgataaaataaatatctgatACATCAACATGTTTAACTTGTATTCTGCTTTTGATTAGAAAACTTAGTAtggtaatcattaaaaatattatgagaaaATTCATAAGATCTTTAAGGATTAGAGTTTCACCACAAAACCCAATGCtataaatacttcaaattaaattatttaatctaatattttagaaacaaatataaaaattgacttaGAAAATGAGTATGGTATTTTTAAACGGAACACTCTGTACAGACTTGCCACCCGAGTGACTTGGGTATAATATCGTAGCACGTCATAGTATACAAGTGATACAGGTACAACTGCAGTCGTCGCCAACCATAACGACGAAAGCGAAGAAGACGTCGTATAATGTAATTActctttatataattttatataataaataatatatatgtgtaatattatgtttggacGTGGGacctaaaaaattatgaccAAAACAATCGCGTACCACATGAGCGGTCAACGATGCCTCGTTGTTTTTTGTGTCGGCGCAGTGCAGTGTATAGAACAAATGTGAgtagttatgtatttatgtgttaGCACTGTGTACAGTTTGAAAGTTATTCGAGCAAAACGGCGTAGAAGTCGTGTATCTATAGGTACACACGTACTGGTCGCTTGGAGTGTTTTtgagataaatacatttaatggcgattttaaaaatgatttccaCTTTTTTCATCGTGTTTTTCCAACCCATTGTTGTTGATTGTAATTTGTACGGGTTTACTGTCAGCAAAACTATCGAACCacgattgataatttaaaaaatacaaaagcgaattgtgtatgttttattacaGAAAACACATTTATTCTGTTCGTTTTAtacttgttaataatttatgtgatcTCCGATTGGTCTGGCAGACGAAaactaacttaaaattattaatgtttttaaatgtagttaaaatttgtttttgaaagaaAACTGTATATGGCCTACAGGTATGTACCTATGGGCTACGTTTAACTATAGTTTGAGTTTTTACGATCgcgatttgaataaataatagtcattttgttttttaacgtaaaaaatgacttaaacaTGCACAGAAAACtgcatgaaaatataaataagtataaacttATTGTTCCTAAAATCTCAAATATGcaacataaaatgttaatatttgattaattagattttatgaACATGCGGGAACACACTTGTGTCTGATTCAACATcggaaaatgaataaaaattattaagttattaaatcagGTGTATGATatcaattaatgttttattttattaagtttctGTAATGAGCTAGGTATAGACTATAATTATTGcacttttaatgaataataacgaagaagatatttgaaataattgtataaaagttatacaaattacttaaatatttttctattaaaaacttataattatttaatttattgttcataGAACTTTAATTGACATTTATTCAGGTTGTATAATgtatcttaatatttacattctaactaatttatgaaaattaaaatatattatatagtaaatataaccCTTGTAATTTCACATATTATCTCTAATAAATTTTGagctgtaatattttgttgagtaatattgctaaaaaaaacttaagttaatatttttaaatcttatagtACCTAaccaaatatagtataatttaagatactaaaaaaatacttgtcttacttaataaaaaaacgtttgtATTGCGTTTAACATCAAAGTTCATCCCTAttcttgtataattattttttttgcttctatttaagtaggtacttgtatttatcaaataataacgtgaatggttatttttatactctaCTCATAAtgtgaaatacaaaatattgaatattattagacTATATTTATctgaataacaaattattgaaattcgcaccaactataaaacattaatacatttttgtgatgTATGTTACAGATTAAAAAGAGACCAACAAGAATTTATTGATCACAAAGGATTGCATGTAGTCGTTGGCCATTATTTGGGAGACGTTAACAACGCGGGGGCAAGTGCGAATCTTACcgatggtaaataaataataactataataataggtatattatttcctttacacttttataacgaataatgttaaaatacgaGTACATAATACACAACTATATTAACTAGCCATATCCTATTTAAGTTCGTAATGGTTCTGTAATTTTACTGTGAAATGAACCGTTGGCcgtgacattttttttcttgtatgattttaatccttaaaaataaaaaggctAATGtgttgtgaatattttttggaaaatgtgttttttaatattatcgcgtggtttttttcattttactattttctcttatatttattttatacgtgatcaatttattttttccatagAGTTACTCAATCGAAACATGTTCGACCCAAAACCAAAGGAAGGACGCGATGGGAATCCGGTCATTATACCGCCTCATATGTCCTTACAGATGCAGAAACTATACAGAATTAACAGGTTCAACCTGATGGCCAGTGATCGTATACCGTTGAACAGGTCGTTGCCGGACGTCagaaaaaaatcgtaattatCTTCTCTAGCGTTCGTGGTCATCCaacgtaaaatttaatagccgataggtactatatgtataatactttacAGATGTAGgctgaaaaaaattgatatcgATAAGCTTCCATCTAGTAccgtaataattgttttccaCAACGAGGCTTGGTCGACGTTAATGAGAACGGTCCAGAGCGTTATTGATCGATCACCAAAATATTTGCTGAACGAGATCATTCTAGTCGACGACGCCAGTACTCGAAGTATGTTCTACACCTTTACgacatacctacctatataattcaaCACATCGGATATTTTTGAAGGGCaatctattgaaaataatattatatggcatGGGTACTAAGTcaacattttgataaataaaaccatgcatttattattttgatttcagtATTTAAGTTGTTAtgttaaagtttatttatttattacaaacacGCTTACGTCTAAGGTTTATTAGTAACTTAAATGAGTAGACGAGCAGTacctatctataatttattatgatttagtattaaatacacaatCGGGTAGATTGGATTTTTTCTATGGGCATATTCTTCAAATActcatttaaacatataataataatatacatcgtATTAAAGTCACGTAGTAGTAGTGTATCAAATGTATATTCACTTTGctgaaaataattagatattacCATAAATGCTTTAGGTTTCataagaaataattgaaaatagacGAACAATGTATTGATTTCGATCGAAAttgggtacctatattattattttgtggatatcgtattgtacattatgtatacatatatacgtgaTATACAATCGTATTTTTATGACTGTCATTAAGCAAAAAGCTCGAACTACTAGTGAATGATtgccaaaattataaaataaaaaccttccTACTCGTAATCGAAATGATTATAACAGCACTCGAGTCTCGACAAGGAGTTCACGATATGGCCTGCAGTAGTGTTTAGGTTTAATACGATTCGTATTATGTAAATCAGCTATtgagtataggtacattaaccTCAGGGAAGAAAGATGTAACAGTATGACAATTGATTAAATTGGCTCTcgtcaagtataatataaaccaatTCAATGTGCCATCCAACGGAACAAACATAATTGTCGTGAcagatttactaaaaaaattctctcatttaaaactattctTTGATAAGTATAAGTGTGGAATTAAACGATGTACCTTCTTGGCGCCTTAGGGTGTATTCTATCACTACatattttactacaataataatattgcaaccACTATACTATTaacgtacatttttaatatcgtctgtagaattatgttaaaattacataggtatattgtcTTGTTTATCTTTTAAACCAAATAATCGTGTTtcgtatattttcttttttgattatagttttatactttgTGCGTCCTAtgtgatgtatatttattattttaaactctaTGTTTATTTGGGCAACGGTTCACTTCGAAATGGTAGAATGGATCGGATTTATGTCTTTAATTTATGctatttttatgtgtatttacGTTTTACCAGAGGTATGTCCAGAATCAAAATGTTTGTTGGGCtcggttataaaatatataatagttaaaaaaaaaattttggacctattaaatattgttttaaatttttctcgatagacgtattatattgataataataagtaataactatctacaataatgtaaaatggaaataataggattttttacacatttttttttatgttatgcaattagtaaattattatttattaaattaatgaaaatgggTGGAAAAACCAAGTCGTTctgaaaattcatataatatacagtaagcGAACAAGGTTTATATCGATGGTTTTTCAATCGGATACGTTACTAAAACTATAAAgggataagttttttttaacaattacagtcgtcaaaatattttagtcattggtgtattataataatatatactactattaaaattattattttgttctagaATTTTTGGAAAAAGAATTGGACGATTACGTTTCTAAATTACCTGTCTTAACACGGATAATACGTTCGCCGAAAAGGGTCGGTTTGATAAAAGCGCGTCTAATGGGAGCCCGGCAAGCGAAGGGAAAAATATTGGTGTTCTTGGATGCACACTGCGAGTGCACTTTGGGTAAAccgtttattatacaattaatgttttttttgccATAGTTTGTATAcgcgtttattaatttttttcaggaTGGCTAGAAGCCCTCGTGAGTCGAGTGGCCGAGGACCGAAAACGCGTAGTATGCCCTGTGATTGACATCATAAGTGACGAAACGTTTGCCTACGTTAGAAGTTTCGAACTGCACTGGGGAGCTTTCAACTGGGACTTGCACTTCCGGTGGTACACGCGGACTACACCCGACATAATGAAGGGGCAGCGGGATATCACTCAGGCGTTCAGGACGCCGGCGATGGCTGGAGGGTTGTTTGCCATGGATAAGTCATATTTTTTCGAGTTAGGCGGCTATGACGAAAAGATGGAGATTTGGGGTGGAGAAAATTTAGAGCTCTCATTCAGGGTAGGTATGACGGGATTTCTATAAGACAGTATCTATAATTGTTGCACCTCCTCAGGgctcataaaatttaagtattataaatatttattagagatgcttaaacaatttttagatatttttttaaattttttgtataaacaataaattaatgaattaaaactattaaacatttataaaaaaacatctgCTGAGTTTTCTTATGATTATTAcgcacatttatttatttttattatatgtttttttgataaatgttatatgataattaaatattttgtgtgcaCTAGTCATTGAGTCTTGTCttagagtattttttaaaattataaattaattttgtaatactttGTAATATTGACctgatttttgtgattttaattttaatttttttattgtgctacacactacataatatatcatttaattgaTCATGTAGtatttcgtaaaatattaaataataacgtttgGGTACTTCGTTTTAATTCCGGGTTTTTTGAATTGACTGatctagttttataaatattttgttataaaacccgcgatttattctttttaatacaaaacttCCTGAAGTGTATTGGATATTGGTtgataaaacgtataataatattaaaatcattataaaattgtatcgtCATTGGTGAGCAGGTTTGGCAATGCGGCGGCAGCATCGAAATAGCACCGTGTTCTCATGTCGGGCACGTATTTCGGAAATCATCTCCCTATACATTCCCCGGAGGCGTGTCTCATGTGCTGTACACAAATTTGGCTCGCGTTGCGTTGGTTTGGATGGACGAATGGCAGGAGTTTTACTTCAAATTCAACCCTGGTAAGTTGGCAAATTGTAGTGTAATCGGTGGTTCTAACCACGGtttgttttttgtgtttttagaGGCGGAAAAGTATCGCGATGAACAGCAAATAAGGACAAGGTTAGAGCTTAGAGACCGTTTGAAGTGCAAAGGGTTTAAATGGTACCTAGACAACGTGTGGCCTGAACACTTTATGCCAACTGATAAAAGGTTTTTTGGCAaggtaatatttttggttttgttgtattttaattttttaaattctcttCTCTGCAAGGTCAGGTTTAACTTACATAATGTGTATCTGTAACATTATCGGTGTTATCACTATTAagtattgttttgttaatGTACGGTAAAtaaagttcaaaataaataataaatatttaatgactcGTTTAATTTCcaagttaattaataacaataattaaagatttttcttttttaaattatttattataattattctgtttatagttttttaattttaagcatatatatatgtatatatatttttttgatgatttctagtttgttaaatttataatttttgttcaaaaagtaataactataaaaaattgtatgtcttcaattaacattttaaatagtgta contains the following coding sequences:
- the LOC113556728 gene encoding polypeptide N-acetylgalactosaminyltransferase 13-like encodes the protein MVVVSCRRRIRRGLPWAIAILVTSCLLLWSKNDDPAESVIDQAALEDDWVSLRLKRDQQEFIDHKGLHVVVGHYLGDVNNAGASANLTDELLNRNMFDPKPKEGRDGNPVIIPPHMSLQMQKLYRINRFNLMASDRIPLNRSLPDVRKKSCRLKKIDIDKLPSSTVIIVFHNEAWSTLMRTVQSVIDRSPKYLLNEIILVDDASTRKFLEKELDDYVSKLPVLTRIIRSPKRVGLIKARLMGARQAKGKILVFLDAHCECTLGWLEALVSRVAEDRKRVVCPVIDIISDETFAYVRSFELHWGAFNWDLHFRWYTRTTPDIMKGQRDITQAFRTPAMAGGLFAMDKSYFFELGGYDEKMEIWGGENLELSFRVWQCGGSIEIAPCSHVGHVFRKSSPYTFPGGVSHVLYTNLARVALVWMDEWQEFYFKFNPEAEKYRDEQQIRTRLELRDRLKCKGFKWYLDNVWPEHFMPTDKRFFGKIKHMLSNRCLEKPSGRGSLNQPMGPVGIRGCNVQGRASLSLMFVMAPDEGLDSSVWSGSLMTDESVCLDTPELEVLNEIALKVRIVACTGQKRQRWKYDAETMNLVHIHTDLCLDLPTGESSVVLKSCVDHASQKWIFEQVPWR